The following are from one region of the Macaca thibetana thibetana isolate TM-01 chromosome 2, ASM2454274v1, whole genome shotgun sequence genome:
- the LOC126949372 gene encoding putative protein FAM172B: MTQELSFQKFIEQSDLLGELKYDFNEKAEFRHTETQRPFVFNYYENVLEKNSKRYQALGHLLEQYIYELLEKVCKLQKVYIPPEADEEEPRSFFFMSEKALTNHHSALLVLLQDHGVFRAGQWSQQAIVHHGLQHGSQIPCIQMALQAHYDVMVLNPNDNFVELKMEKEWQGLLTQNIESSSLKMVPGGSFFALQHPPKCIPKRCSNTPEEHMAYIWDYFISKTEGKDIAFIVHGYGGLVFMDLLVRRRWEVMSKVYAVALIDSEHHVGHQLGSDVQLLAWIKHHCREWVTSPKPLDKPAATVFKKEFPMVSAGTEKYSLAPSSSLQSIFKYFKKALKARTTINFSQMPIVTRGSTKRKQSA, from the coding sequence ATGACACAGGAGCTGAGCTTCCAAAAATTTATTGAACAATCTGACTTACTAGGAGAACTTAAATATGACTTCAATGAAAAAGCTGAATTCAGACACACTGAAACACAAAGGCCTTTTGTCTTTAACTATTATGAAAATGTGCTTGAGAAAAATAGCAAGCGCTACCAGGCCCTTGGCCATTTGCTTGAACAATATATTTATGAGCTTTTGGAGAAGGTGTGCAAATTACAAAAAGTATATATCCCACCTGAGGCTGATGAAGAAGAACCAAGAAGCTTCTTTTTTATGAGCGAGAAAGCATTAACAAATCACCATTCTGCTCTTCTTGTCCTTCTTCAAGACCATGGGGTCTTTCGAGCTGGTCAGTGGAGTCAGCAGGCAATAGTACATCATGGTCTCCAACATGGAAGTCAGATACCGTGTATTCAAATGGCATTGCAGGCACATTATGATGTAATGGTGCTAAACCCCAATGATAATTTTGTGGAACTAAAGATGGAAAAAGAGTGGCAAGGCCTTTTAACACAAAATATTGAGTCGTCTTCTCTAAAAATGGTTCCAGGTGGGAGCTTTTTCGCTCTCCAGCATCCTCCCAAATGCATTCCAAAAAGATGCAGCAACACCCCCGAAGAACACATGGCTTACATATGGGATTACTTCATTTCAAAGACTGAAGGCAAGGATATTGCCTTCATTGTACATGGTTATGGAGGCTTGGTTTTTATGGACTTGCTTGTTCGTAGAAGGTGGGAAGTGATGAGCAAAGTATATGCTGTTGCACTTATTGACTCTGAACATCATGTAGGACACCAGCTGGGAAGTGATGTACAATTATTAGCATGGATAAAGCACCACTGCCGTGAATGGGTGACAAGTCCTAAGCCTTTGGATAAACCTGCAGCTACTGTTTTCAAAAAGGAATTTCCTATGGTTTCTGCTGGTACAGAAAAGTACAGCTTAGCCCCTTCCTCTAGCCTTCAGTCAatttttaagtactttaaaaaagctttaaaagCCAGAACAACCATTAATTTCTCTCAAATGCCAATAGTGACTAGAGGTTccacaaaaagaaagcaaagtgcTTAA